A part of Bosea sp. (in: a-proteobacteria) genomic DNA contains:
- the fliJ gene encoding flagellar export protein FliJ → MKSRETLIRLKRFQVDDKRRRVAQIEMMIADFERMANELDREIKAEEARSGINDTSHFAYPTYARAAKTRRDNLQQSADNLKGQLDEAKAALAEAFEDMKKVEILDDREKTADRAVQSARDQATMDAIGLRMNRL, encoded by the coding sequence ATGAAGTCGCGTGAGACCTTGATCCGTCTCAAGCGCTTCCAGGTTGACGACAAGCGTCGCCGGGTTGCGCAAATCGAGATGATGATCGCTGATTTCGAGCGGATGGCCAACGAGCTTGATCGGGAGATCAAGGCTGAGGAGGCCCGCTCAGGCATCAACGACACCAGCCACTTCGCCTATCCGACCTATGCCAGGGCAGCAAAGACCCGCCGCGACAACCTCCAGCAATCGGCGGACAATCTCAAGGGCCAGCTCGACGAGGCCAAGGCCGCGCTCGCCGAGGCCTTCGAGGACATGAAGAAGGTCGAGATCCTCGACGATCGCGAGAAGACTGCCGACCGCGCCGTTCAGAGCGCGCGCGATCAGGCAACGATGGATGCGATCGGCCTGCGCATGAACCGGCTCTGA
- a CDS encoding GNAT family N-acetyltransferase, with amino-acid sequence MITGATLLNLDGYSDVPPGKIAAVVTHLEMRAAPPAARNGDVHAQLSLERIDGAAVARYLSIYRALGERWMWFSRLAIAPAKLGRILADPDVEAFVVQRDGRDCGLLELDRRVDGECEIVFLGLLESEIGQGAGRWLMNRALKLAWRPGVERVWLHTCSFDHPGALAFYRSSGFVPCKVQIEICDDPRLNGVMRRDAAPHVPLIEA; translated from the coding sequence ATGATCACCGGCGCAACCCTTCTCAACCTTGACGGCTACAGCGATGTTCCGCCCGGCAAGATCGCCGCAGTGGTGACTCATCTGGAGATGCGCGCCGCGCCCCCTGCCGCCCGCAATGGCGATGTCCACGCGCAGTTGTCGCTCGAACGGATCGATGGCGCCGCTGTCGCGCGCTATCTGTCGATCTATCGCGCGCTCGGGGAGCGCTGGATGTGGTTCAGCCGCCTCGCCATCGCGCCGGCGAAGCTTGGCCGCATCCTGGCTGATCCGGACGTGGAAGCCTTTGTCGTGCAGCGTGACGGGCGCGACTGCGGCCTGCTCGAACTCGACCGACGCGTGGACGGCGAATGCGAGATCGTGTTCCTGGGCCTGCTGGAAAGCGAAATCGGGCAGGGCGCCGGGCGCTGGCTGATGAACCGGGCGCTCAAGCTGGCGTGGCGGCCGGGCGTCGAGCGCGTCTGGCTGCATACCTGCAGCTTCGATCATCCCGGGGCGCTGGCCTTTTATCGAAGCTCGGGCTTCGTGCCGTGCAAGGTGCAGATCGAAATCTGCGACGACCCTCGCCTAAACGGCGTCATGCGGCGCGATGCGGCGCCGCATGTTCCCTTGATCGAAGCGTGA
- a CDS encoding UPF0104 family protein, producing MGDRIRSLIWPLIGIVAVLWSTRLLYLKLKAEAATDPAALAKLDQGGLIGNIGVIARVIGGRISEIEPAAMALAVASAVLAYLALAWYDKIALMHLGRDKGISFPYVALTAFVTYALAHNIGASVVSGGAVRYRAYTAKGLSGAEVAILVTLCTLTFLFATALMLGLALVLAPDLLAPLTRLSHWFAVSDLTARLVGLGLLALSAAYAAGAFLGLKPLKLKGALVAYPSPRIVALQAVFAPLEIMGAAGIIYFALPQAGHPGFFLVLGAFLLSFSAGLISQVPGGVGVMEVVFLALMPHVPASAVFAALLVWRLLYLIVPLMVAIPVVLLFERARYKAGRAAGMAAKS from the coding sequence ATGGGAGACCGGATCCGGAGCCTCATCTGGCCGCTGATCGGCATCGTCGCCGTGCTGTGGTCCACAAGGCTGCTTTACCTCAAGCTGAAGGCGGAGGCCGCGACCGACCCCGCCGCTCTCGCGAAGCTCGATCAAGGCGGGCTGATCGGCAACATCGGCGTGATCGCGCGGGTCATCGGCGGCCGGATCTCCGAAATCGAGCCTGCCGCGATGGCGCTGGCGGTCGCATCCGCCGTGCTCGCCTATCTGGCGCTGGCCTGGTACGACAAGATCGCGCTGATGCATCTGGGCCGGGACAAGGGCATCTCCTTTCCTTACGTGGCGCTCACGGCCTTCGTCACCTATGCGCTGGCGCACAACATCGGCGCCTCCGTGGTCTCCGGCGGGGCGGTACGCTACAGGGCCTACACCGCCAAGGGCCTGTCTGGCGCCGAGGTCGCGATCCTGGTGACGCTGTGCACCCTCACCTTCCTGTTCGCGACCGCGCTGATGCTGGGGCTGGCGCTCGTGCTTGCGCCCGATCTTCTTGCGCCGCTGACCCGGCTTTCGCACTGGTTCGCCGTGTCGGACCTGACCGCGAGGCTGGTGGGGCTCGGCCTGCTTGCCTTGTCGGCGGCCTATGCGGCCGGCGCCTTCCTCGGTCTCAAGCCATTGAAACTGAAAGGCGCGCTCGTCGCCTATCCATCGCCGCGCATCGTGGCGCTCCAGGCCGTATTCGCCCCGCTCGAGATCATGGGTGCGGCAGGCATCATCTATTTCGCGTTGCCCCAAGCCGGGCACCCTGGCTTCTTCCTCGTGCTTGGCGCGTTCCTTCTGTCCTTCTCCGCAGGGCTGATCAGCCAGGTTCCTGGCGGCGTGGGCGTGATGGAGGTGGTGTTCCTGGCCCTCATGCCTCACGTCCCGGCCTCCGCCGTCTTCGCGGCGCTGCTGGTCTGGCGGCTGCTCTATCTCATCGTGCCGCTGATGGTGGCGATACCGGTCGTGCTGCTCTTCGAGCGCGCACGCTACAAGGCCGGGCGCGCGGCAGGGATGGCTGCGAAGAGCTGA
- the flhA gene encoding flagellar biosynthesis protein FlhA produces the protein MSDATVGKAPLAGGMKMPTMGQIGILARRPDLLLAFGVVGILVVFIMPLPPLLLDMLLAVSIILSVLVLMTALFIEEPLEFSSFPTVLLVVTMLRLALNIASTRLILSNGHEGPHAAGHVIEAFGGFIMGGNFVIGVIVFFILVLVNFIVITKGSGRIAEVAARFTLDAMPGKQMAIDADLSAGLIDQDEARRRRTALEDEASFFGAMDGASKFVRGDAIAGIIITFINVIGGILIGVAQRGMSFGAAATTYTTLSVGDGLVSQIPALIVSTAAGLLVSKAGVRGAADKALVRQMSSYPKALGMSAGVMGVMAMLPGIPFIPFATLAAGAAYLAWKFDKVTSAAKIAAKAAQDTAAGRPAADSVDASREETMADILKMDELKIEIGYGLLPLVNGSIGEDRLTEQVKALRRQLAGEFGFVMPSVRIVDNVALEANIYIIKVKEIDAGTGVIYPNQFMCMDPMGGQVDLPGQHVLEPTFGLPATWIDNALRDEAQLRGYTVVDAATVVSTHLTEVLKANMPELLSHVETQKLLRELPKEHADLVKEIVPALISTTGIQRVLQLLLAERVSVRDLGNIIEGISEAAGSMKNPRDIVEHVRSRLGRQLCAQYTAPNGQLPIITLSPAWEGAFGDAIVGDGDNRHLTMQPSRLQEFVKVVRERFDEAARMGEMPVLVCSGHARPFVRQIIERFRRETPVLAQAEIHPRARLKTVGSI, from the coding sequence ATGAGCGACGCGACGGTGGGCAAGGCGCCGCTGGCCGGCGGCATGAAGATGCCGACCATGGGCCAAATCGGCATCCTGGCGCGCAGACCCGATCTGTTGCTCGCCTTCGGCGTCGTCGGCATCCTTGTCGTCTTCATCATGCCGCTGCCGCCGCTGCTGCTCGACATGCTGCTGGCCGTGTCGATCATCCTGTCGGTGCTGGTTCTGATGACGGCGTTGTTCATCGAGGAGCCGCTCGAATTCTCGTCCTTCCCCACTGTGCTGCTGGTGGTCACCATGCTCAGGCTGGCGCTCAACATCGCCTCGACGCGCCTGATCCTGAGCAATGGCCACGAGGGTCCGCATGCGGCCGGCCATGTGATCGAGGCCTTCGGCGGCTTCATCATGGGTGGCAATTTCGTCATCGGGGTGATCGTCTTCTTCATCCTGGTGCTGGTCAATTTCATCGTCATCACCAAGGGCTCGGGGCGCATCGCGGAAGTTGCCGCGCGCTTCACGCTGGATGCGATGCCGGGCAAGCAGATGGCGATCGACGCAGACCTGTCCGCCGGGCTGATCGACCAGGATGAAGCGCGGCGGCGCCGCACGGCCCTGGAAGATGAAGCATCCTTCTTCGGCGCCATGGACGGCGCCTCCAAATTCGTGCGTGGCGACGCCATCGCCGGCATCATCATCACCTTCATCAACGTCATCGGCGGCATCTTGATCGGCGTCGCCCAGCGCGGCATGAGCTTTGGCGCGGCGGCGACCACCTACACCACCCTTTCGGTCGGCGATGGTCTCGTCAGCCAGATCCCGGCGCTGATCGTGTCGACCGCGGCGGGCCTGCTGGTGTCCAAGGCTGGCGTGCGCGGCGCGGCCGACAAGGCGCTGGTGCGCCAGATGTCGAGCTATCCCAAGGCCCTCGGCATGTCTGCGGGGGTGATGGGCGTCATGGCCATGCTGCCGGGAATCCCCTTCATCCCCTTCGCCACGCTTGCGGCGGGGGCCGCCTATCTTGCCTGGAAGTTCGACAAGGTGACCAGCGCGGCCAAGATTGCGGCGAAGGCAGCGCAGGACACCGCAGCCGGCCGCCCTGCCGCCGATTCGGTCGATGCCTCCCGCGAGGAGACGATGGCCGACATCCTCAAGATGGACGAGCTCAAGATCGAGATCGGCTACGGTCTTCTGCCGCTGGTCAACGGATCGATCGGCGAGGACCGACTCACCGAGCAGGTCAAGGCGCTGCGCCGCCAGCTGGCCGGGGAGTTCGGCTTCGTCATGCCGAGCGTGCGGATCGTCGACAATGTCGCGCTGGAAGCCAACATCTACATCATCAAGGTCAAGGAGATCGACGCGGGCACCGGCGTCATCTACCCCAACCAGTTCATGTGCATGGACCCGATGGGCGGGCAGGTCGACCTGCCGGGCCAGCATGTGCTGGAGCCGACCTTCGGGCTGCCCGCCACCTGGATCGACAATGCGCTGCGCGACGAGGCGCAACTGCGCGGCTACACGGTGGTGGATGCGGCGACCGTGGTGTCCACCCACCTCACCGAGGTGCTGAAGGCCAACATGCCGGAGCTGCTCAGCCATGTGGAGACGCAGAAGCTGCTGCGCGAGCTGCCCAAGGAGCACGCCGATCTGGTGAAGGAGATCGTCCCCGCGCTGATCTCGACCACGGGCATCCAGCGCGTGCTCCAGCTCCTGCTCGCCGAGCGCGTCTCGGTGCGCGATCTGGGCAACATCATCGAGGGCATTTCCGAAGCGGCCGGCTCCATGAAGAACCCGCGCGACATCGTCGAGCATGTGCGCTCGCGCCTCGGCCGGCAGCTCTGCGCGCAGTACACCGCGCCCAATGGGCAGTTGCCCATCATCACGCTCTCGCCGGCCTGGGAGGGCGCCTTCGGCGATGCGATCGTCGGCGACGGCGACAACCGCCACCTCACCATGCAGCCGTCCCGGCTTCAGGAATTCGTCAAGGTGGTGCGCGAGCGCTTCGACGAGGCGGCGCGCATGGGCGAGATGCCGGTTCTGGTCTGCTCGGGCCATGCGCGGCCCTTCGTGCGCCAGATCATCGAGCGATTCAGGCGCGAGACACCTGTGCTGGCCCAGGCGGAGATCCACCCGCGCGCACGGCTGAAGACCGTGGGCAGCATATGA
- a CDS encoding FkbM family methyltransferase, with amino-acid sequence MKVQSPMDLSYSQNMEDMHLAAIFAGEAPGFYIDIGGGHPVADNVSFMAYLRGWRGLVVEPQAQLHRLYAAIRPRDTALDCLVGLRPGHAEFHAVDGLHGFSTMVESNARGAAQFGASYATQSRPVTTLAALCDLHAPRRIDWLKIDVEGAEADVIAGHDWSRHRPRIVLVEAVAPGTMEPSHESWEPLLLAEDYEPAFFDGLNRWYRAREAMELAPRIPAAYQDWGTVRHLFDHGRAHEQTGHPDHVLAAALAGLDPTSLPLVDPATIFGFLTKNMTGEDMAAPAGREALQRFAHLWLGAEIEHYEPGDLTGATLEQALRAMMTTDMFRAALGRIAAAHDGGFIMD; translated from the coding sequence ATGAAAGTGCAAAGCCCGATGGATCTGTCCTATTCGCAGAACATGGAGGACATGCACCTCGCCGCGATCTTCGCCGGGGAGGCGCCTGGCTTCTACATCGATATCGGCGGCGGCCATCCGGTGGCGGACAATGTTTCGTTCATGGCCTATCTCAGGGGCTGGCGCGGGCTGGTGGTGGAGCCGCAGGCGCAACTGCACCGGCTCTACGCCGCGATCAGGCCACGCGACACCGCGCTCGATTGCCTGGTTGGGCTGCGTCCTGGCCATGCAGAATTCCATGCCGTCGATGGGCTGCACGGTTTTTCCACAATGGTGGAAAGCAATGCCAGGGGCGCGGCGCAGTTCGGCGCTTCCTACGCCACGCAAAGCCGCCCGGTCACGACGCTGGCCGCGCTCTGCGACCTTCATGCGCCCAGGCGCATCGACTGGCTGAAGATCGATGTCGAGGGCGCCGAGGCCGACGTCATCGCAGGCCATGACTGGAGCCGGCACCGGCCCCGGATCGTTCTGGTGGAGGCAGTCGCGCCCGGCACGATGGAACCTTCGCACGAGTCCTGGGAGCCCCTGCTGCTGGCCGAGGACTACGAGCCCGCCTTCTTCGATGGCCTCAATCGCTGGTATCGGGCGCGCGAGGCCATGGAGCTGGCGCCGCGCATTCCGGCCGCTTATCAGGACTGGGGCACGGTGCGGCATCTGTTCGACCATGGCCGCGCCCATGAGCAGACGGGCCATCCGGACCATGTGCTCGCCGCGGCGCTGGCGGGCCTCGACCCGACATCGCTGCCGCTGGTCGATCCCGCCACCATCTTCGGGTTCCTGACCAAGAACATGACGGGCGAGGACATGGCGGCGCCGGCCGGGCGCGAGGCGCTCCAGCGCTTCGCGCATCTGTGGCTTGGCGCCGAGATCGAGCATTACGAGCCCGGCGACCTCACCGGCGCCACGCTGGAGCAGGCCTTGCGTGCGATGATGACCACCGACATGTTCCGCGCCGCGCTGGGACGGATAGCGGCAGCGCATGATGGCGGCTTCATCATGGACTGA
- a CDS encoding transporter, with the protein MVGAFEQTLLALMMGVIMLGMGAALTPQDFKSSLRRPFGLFIGLVSQYGFLPLIGFTLALLLPLTPEVKIGLIIMSCMPGGTTSNIFTYFAKGNLALSMLMTVNSTVFGVVLIPLLIVVYATGLGISVPADNIVRTLVILLVPVLIGMALRRWNANVGAMVELIGGALGIFFILFIMVSWVPRNWQFLMSTPISVYAAVIGLGLLGFAAGYAFSALLKLHPRNAQTISMEIGIQNGPLALAIVALSFTGVQQQSIIAVPALYSLFIVINATLLTLWYRRINDRSQQKLPDSLL; encoded by the coding sequence ATGGTCGGAGCTTTCGAACAGACACTTCTGGCGCTGATGATGGGCGTCATCATGCTCGGCATGGGCGCGGCCCTGACTCCTCAGGACTTCAAGAGTTCGCTGCGCAGGCCCTTCGGCCTCTTCATCGGGCTTGTCTCGCAATACGGCTTCCTGCCGCTGATCGGCTTCACGCTGGCGCTGCTGCTGCCGCTCACCCCTGAAGTGAAGATCGGGCTGATCATCATGTCGTGCATGCCCGGGGGGACCACGTCCAATATCTTCACCTACTTCGCCAAGGGCAACCTGGCCCTGTCGATGCTGATGACCGTGAACTCCACAGTGTTCGGCGTGGTGCTCATCCCGCTGCTGATCGTGGTCTACGCGACGGGGCTGGGCATCTCCGTGCCTGCCGACAACATCGTGCGCACGCTGGTCATCCTGCTTGTTCCCGTGCTGATCGGCATGGCGCTGCGTCGCTGGAATGCCAATGTCGGGGCCATGGTGGAATTGATCGGCGGCGCGCTCGGGATCTTCTTCATCCTGTTCATCATGGTGTCCTGGGTGCCGCGCAACTGGCAGTTCCTCATGAGCACGCCAATCTCGGTGTATGCCGCCGTGATCGGTCTGGGCTTGCTCGGATTTGCCGCGGGCTATGCCTTCAGCGCCCTGCTGAAGCTGCATCCGCGCAATGCGCAGACCATCTCGATGGAGATCGGCATCCAGAACGGGCCTCTCGCGCTCGCGATCGTGGCGCTGAGCTTCACGGGCGTGCAGCAGCAGAGCATCATCGCCGTGCCGGCGCTCTACTCTCTGTTCATCGTCATCAACGCGACGCTGCTGACGCTCTGGTACAGGCGCATCAACGACCGCTCGCAGCAGAAACTGCCCGACTCCCTGCTGTAA
- a CDS encoding AMP-binding protein: MTEPRSARPWLAFYQAGIPPEIEAPPFRTVAELISASARLYGERTAYTVVMPNGMYGDLSFAEVDRLSDAFAVYLREVAGLEAGDRVALQAPNSLSIPVVAFGVFKAGCVLVNVNPLYTADEMGRQFADAEPKALVVIDMFADKLTEALQHCTVPNIIVTRVAEFMPAMVKGVIGLIQKHWDRSIPPIAVAHIRLPDAIAAGEARRQGEKKAVESYTASLDGTALAALQYTGGTTGVSKGAMLTHGNLVMNVAQTMTFVDHHMKKGEEVVLTAIPTYHILAFTLNLLGFFWLGNRNILVPNPRPLSNLKCAFENYRITWIVGVNTLFNGLMNEFWFSENPPRHLKASFAGGMALHGAVAERWFNMTGTHVIEGYGLTETSPVVTGNPIGKAREGSIGIPVPSTEIRLIDAEDNAVAMGEPGELCVRGPQVMVGYWRRPDETEKVMTADGFFRTGDIATMDPDGYLRIVDRKKDMILVSGFNVYPNEVEDCLARLPAVREVAVVGVPDGAAGEAVKAFIVAADPSLTEAEVKAHCKALLAAYKAPKFVEFRPELPKSNVGKILRKDLRAEAASKAAAAPMKAA, from the coding sequence ATGACAGAGCCGAGGAGCGCCAGGCCCTGGCTTGCATTTTATCAGGCGGGGATCCCCCCCGAGATCGAGGCTCCGCCGTTCCGCACCGTGGCTGAACTGATCAGCGCTTCGGCCCGGCTCTATGGCGAGCGCACGGCCTACACCGTAGTGATGCCCAACGGCATGTATGGCGATCTCAGCTTCGCCGAGGTGGACAGGCTGTCCGATGCGTTTGCGGTATATCTGCGCGAGGTGGCCGGGCTTGAGGCTGGCGACCGTGTGGCGCTGCAGGCGCCCAATTCGCTCTCAATCCCGGTCGTGGCCTTCGGTGTGTTCAAGGCCGGCTGCGTGCTGGTCAACGTCAATCCGCTCTACACCGCAGACGAGATGGGCCGGCAATTCGCCGATGCCGAGCCCAAGGCGCTGGTCGTCATTGACATGTTCGCGGACAAGCTGACCGAGGCGCTTCAGCACTGCACGGTTCCGAACATCATCGTCACGCGCGTGGCCGAGTTCATGCCGGCCATGGTCAAGGGCGTGATCGGCCTGATCCAGAAGCATTGGGACCGGTCGATTCCGCCCATCGCCGTGGCCCATATCCGGCTGCCCGACGCGATCGCCGCGGGCGAGGCCAGGCGGCAGGGCGAAAAGAAGGCGGTCGAGAGCTACACAGCCTCGCTCGACGGCACGGCGCTGGCTGCGCTGCAATATACCGGCGGCACGACCGGCGTGAGCAAGGGCGCCATGCTGACGCATGGCAATCTGGTGATGAACGTCGCCCAGACCATGACCTTCGTCGACCATCACATGAAGAAGGGCGAGGAGGTTGTGCTGACCGCCATCCCGACCTACCACATCCTGGCCTTCACCTTGAATCTGCTCGGCTTCTTCTGGCTGGGCAACCGCAACATCCTCGTGCCCAATCCGAGGCCGCTCTCCAATCTGAAATGCGCCTTCGAGAATTACCGCATCACCTGGATCGTCGGCGTGAACACGCTCTTCAACGGGCTCATGAACGAGTTCTGGTTCAGCGAGAACCCGCCCCGCCATCTCAAGGCTTCCTTCGCCGGCGGCATGGCGCTGCATGGCGCGGTGGCCGAACGCTGGTTCAACATGACGGGAACCCATGTCATCGAGGGCTATGGCCTCACCGAAACCTCGCCCGTGGTGACCGGCAACCCGATCGGGAAGGCGCGCGAGGGCTCGATCGGCATCCCCGTGCCCTCGACCGAGATCCGCCTCATCGATGCGGAGGACAATGCCGTGGCCATGGGCGAGCCCGGCGAACTGTGCGTGCGGGGCCCACAGGTCATGGTCGGCTACTGGAGGCGGCCTGACGAGACGGAGAAGGTGATGACGGCGGACGGCTTCTTCCGCACCGGCGACATCGCAACCATGGACCCGGACGGCTACCTGCGCATCGTTGACCGGAAGAAGGACATGATCCTGGTTTCGGGCTTCAACGTCTATCCCAACGAGGTGGAGGATTGCCTGGCCCGCCTGCCGGCCGTGCGCGAGGTCGCCGTCGTCGGCGTGCCGGACGGCGCGGCCGGCGAGGCGGTGAAGGCCTTCATCGTGGCGGCCGATCCGTCATTGACGGAGGCCGAGGTCAAGGCCCACTGCAAGGCCCTGCTGGCCGCCTACAAGGCGCCCAAGTTCGTGGAGTTCCGGCCCGAGCTGCCGAAATCCAATGTCGGCAAGATCCTGCGCAAGGACCTGCGCGCCGAGGCGGCGTCCAAAGCCGCCGCCGCTCCGATGAAGGCAGCCTGA